One Osmerus eperlanus chromosome 16, fOsmEpe2.1, whole genome shotgun sequence DNA segment encodes these proteins:
- the LOC134036967 gene encoding tissue factor-like isoform X2 encodes MELTKTFLCFFGMMCALTATGGAEAERDHFPAASDLTWVSFNFKTILQWGPQPSNFSYTVEFSQLGENRKRNPHCIRTSDTECDLTNDLRLLRATYSADVLSEPLPGVTSDLVEFPFARAPQFNPYTDTLIGRPEFRVEWGEDRTRVRLLVSDPPTPLFREGVMQSIRDVFLKDLHYRVRYNKAGSTGKKEQTSRKSEVEVGGLDRGQSYCFRVAAYLPSRPAERRLGQWSRPQCSGGDRSIFQEFSTGVIVGAIFILLTFLILTLLLVGLCCRCCCRHGDKTSSKEDLAMTHV; translated from the exons ATGGAGTTAACGAAGACGTTTCTCTGCTTTTTTGGGATGATGTGTGCGCTGACAGCCACAGGCGGAGCGGAGG CAGAGCGAGACCACTTCCCTGCAGCCTCTGATCTCACCTGGGTCTCCTTCAACTTCAAGACCATCCTGCAGTGGGGCCCGCAGCCGTCCAACTTCTCCTACACGGTGGAGTTCTCTCA GCTGGgagagaacaggaagaggaacccACACTGCATCAGGACCTCCGACACAGAGTGTGACCTCACCAACGACCTCCGACTCCTGAGGGCCACCTACTCGGCTGACGTCCTATCAGAGCCCTTACCTggcgtgacctctgacctggtgGAGTTCCCCTTTGCCCGTGCTCCGCAGTTCAACCCCTACACAGACA ccctgaTAGGCCGGCCAGAGTTCCGTGTggagtggggggaggacaggacgcGGGTGAGGCTGCTGGTCagcgacccccccacccccctgttcAGGGAGGGCGTGATGCAGAGCATCAGAGACGTGTTCCTGAAGGACCTGCACTACCGGGTCAGATACAACAAGGCTGGCAGCACGGGCAAG AAGGAGCAGACTTCCAGGAAGagcgaggtggaggtggggggtctgGACCGAGGGCAGAGCTACTGCTTCAGAGTAGCGGCCTACCTGCCCTCCAGACCAGCAGAGCGCAGGCTGGGCCAGTGGAGCAGGCCTCAGTGCTCTGGGGGAGACAGGAGCATCTTCCAGg agTTCAGCACAGGGGTGATAGTGGGAgccatcttcatcctcctcaccttcctcatcctcaccctcctcctggtgGGGCTCTGCTGCCGCTGCTGCTGTCGCCACGGAGACAAGACCAGCAGCAAGGAGGACCTGGCCATGACTCACgtctag
- the LOC134037102 gene encoding calponin-3-like, translating into MTQFNKGPVYGLTAELRNKIALKYDVQKEEELRFWIEEVTGMPIGDSFQRGLRDGVILCELINKLQPGSVKKIHHTQLNWHKLENLGNFIRSIIRFGVKPHDIFEANDLFESGNMTQVQSTLLALASMDKTRGSGSSIDIGVKYSDKRTCHFDEDKLKSGQCVIGLQMGTNQCASQSGMTAYGTRRHLYDPRSQTDKPYDQTTISLQMGTNKGASQAGMSAPGTRRGVFDHKTALQPLDSSTISLQMGTNKLASQSGMSVYGLGRQVYDPKYCPSSSPSSPASPTAASPSPTTGYRGNGSLGTPATNGSEVSDSEYQAELRCHHGNGPEEEEEDEEEEEEEGGYKNHQQYRGLYGEERHY; encoded by the exons ATGACTCAGTTTAACAAGGGACCCGTTTACGGACTGACGGCAGAGTTAAGAAACAAG ATTGCTCTGAAGTATGACgtccagaaggaggaggagctgaggttCTGGATAGAGGAGGTGACCGGGATGCCCATCGGAGACAGCTTCCAGAGAGGCCTGAGGGACGGAGTCATCCTCTGCGA gctgATAAACAAACTGCAGCCTGGCTCTGTCAAGAAGATACATCACACCCAGCTCAACTGGCacaag CTGGAGAACCTGGGGAACTTCATCAGGTCCATCATCAGGTTCGGGGTGAAACCTCATGACATCTTCGAGGCCAACGACCTGTTTGAGAGCGGCAACATGACCCAGGTCCAGAGCACACTACTGGCCCTGGCCAGCATG gataaGACCAGGGGTTCAGGCAGCAGTATAGACATCGGGGTGAAGTACTCCGACAAGAGGACATGCCACTTTGACGAGGACAAGCTCAAGTCTGGACAGTGTGTCATCGGACTTCAG atgGGGACCAACCAGTGTGCGAGCCAGTCGGGTATGACAGCGTACGGGACGAGGAGACACCTGTACGACCCCAGATCCCAGACAGACAAGCCCTACGACCAGACCACTATCTCCCTCCAGATGGGCACCAACAAGGGGGCCAGCcag gcagGTATGTCGGCCCCAGGGACCCGGCGAGGCGTGTTTGACCACAAGACGGCTCTGCAGCCGCTGGACAGCTCCACCATCTCCCTCCAGATGGGCACCAACAAGCTGGCGTCCCAGAGCGGGATGAGCGTGTACGGGCTGGGCAGGCAGGTCTACGACCCCAAgtactgcccctcctcctccccctcctcccccgcctcccccaccgccgcctccccctcccccaccaccggtTACCGCGGCAACGGCAGCCTGGGCACGCCGGCCACCAACGGCTCGGAGGTCAGCGACAGCGAATACCAGGCGGAGCTTCGCTGTCACCACGGCAACGgccccgaggaggaggaggaagatgaggaggaggaggaggaggaaggggggtacaAGAATCACCAACAGTACAGGGGGCTctatggagaggagaggcactACTAG
- the LOC134036967 gene encoding tissue factor-like isoform X1, with protein MELTKTFLCFFGMMCALTATGGAEAAERDHFPAASDLTWVSFNFKTILQWGPQPSNFSYTVEFSQLGENRKRNPHCIRTSDTECDLTNDLRLLRATYSADVLSEPLPGVTSDLVEFPFARAPQFNPYTDTLIGRPEFRVEWGEDRTRVRLLVSDPPTPLFREGVMQSIRDVFLKDLHYRVRYNKAGSTGKKEQTSRKSEVEVGGLDRGQSYCFRVAAYLPSRPAERRLGQWSRPQCSGGDRSIFQEFSTGVIVGAIFILLTFLILTLLLVGLCCRCCCRHGDKTSSKEDLAMTHV; from the exons ATGGAGTTAACGAAGACGTTTCTCTGCTTTTTTGGGATGATGTGTGCGCTGACAGCCACAGGCGGAGCGGAGG CAGCAGAGCGAGACCACTTCCCTGCAGCCTCTGATCTCACCTGGGTCTCCTTCAACTTCAAGACCATCCTGCAGTGGGGCCCGCAGCCGTCCAACTTCTCCTACACGGTGGAGTTCTCTCA GCTGGgagagaacaggaagaggaacccACACTGCATCAGGACCTCCGACACAGAGTGTGACCTCACCAACGACCTCCGACTCCTGAGGGCCACCTACTCGGCTGACGTCCTATCAGAGCCCTTACCTggcgtgacctctgacctggtgGAGTTCCCCTTTGCCCGTGCTCCGCAGTTCAACCCCTACACAGACA ccctgaTAGGCCGGCCAGAGTTCCGTGTggagtggggggaggacaggacgcGGGTGAGGCTGCTGGTCagcgacccccccacccccctgttcAGGGAGGGCGTGATGCAGAGCATCAGAGACGTGTTCCTGAAGGACCTGCACTACCGGGTCAGATACAACAAGGCTGGCAGCACGGGCAAG AAGGAGCAGACTTCCAGGAAGagcgaggtggaggtggggggtctgGACCGAGGGCAGAGCTACTGCTTCAGAGTAGCGGCCTACCTGCCCTCCAGACCAGCAGAGCGCAGGCTGGGCCAGTGGAGCAGGCCTCAGTGCTCTGGGGGAGACAGGAGCATCTTCCAGg agTTCAGCACAGGGGTGATAGTGGGAgccatcttcatcctcctcaccttcctcatcctcaccctcctcctggtgGGGCTCTGCTGCCGCTGCTGCTGTCGCCACGGAGACAAGACCAGCAGCAAGGAGGACCTGGCCATGACTCACgtctag